In one Roseomonas haemaphysalidis genomic region, the following are encoded:
- a CDS encoding MMPL family transporter, whose amino-acid sequence MRTAAFRVLAALLLLALVGLALFRAVPIRAEMTDLLPPGRTPAAEFLLRELRSGAATTLLLAGIEGAPEPELARISRAVGDALRQSGRFSFVGNGAFDLSEAERDLIFAHRYLLAPAAFDAATLRAKLGALLEGLRSSASPLLAQFGFADPPGAFFDLLRGWLGQSRVRMAAGAWFADDAEHPRALIVARSNASGLDTAAQAAAVEAFRAAFASSTPGGARLLLSGPGVFGAEAAAAIRADVEMISLLSGLLILGFLWLRYRSVLMLFAVAVPLAAGTLAGMAAVGLVFGAVHGAALGFGMCMLGVVVDYPLLLVTQRGEGEALAATARRIRPTLLLAAAAAALGLTGMVASGFPILQQLGLFGAAGLLVGVAVTLWVLPRLLPGAAIRPRPLPAPFSRGLEWLRGRRAIALAVPLAGVVLLALGGPHWEDDLARLSPVPAAQLRLDEELRAQLGAPDVRGLIAITAPDADAVLQKAEAVQRALAPLVSAGTLAGFDSPARFLPPAATQRARQAALPDDATLRANLTVAAEGLPFRPAAFDRFLLAVAASRALPPLTVADLPRLPTLAARLGPLLSSGPDGWRGLVIPQGLKDDAALRLALDGLRDPAILWVDVKAETTGVVTEATRQALLWCAVGGLGVLVLLAFGLRRGPGAALWTAAPIAGALVVVVAVLTLLQLRLTPFHLAALLLAAGVGMDYALFLGTAARQHAREAQQTLGAVFNCTMTTLLTFGLLAFCATPVMRGIGLTVAIGVVAAFLLALSLAPRPRAGDTVAAAPDTPT is encoded by the coding sequence GTGAGGACCGCCGCGTTCCGCGTGCTGGCGGCCCTGCTGCTGCTGGCGCTGGTGGGGCTGGCGCTGTTCCGCGCCGTGCCGATCCGTGCCGAGATGACGGACCTGCTGCCCCCCGGCCGCACCCCTGCCGCGGAATTCCTGCTGCGCGAGCTGCGTTCCGGCGCCGCCACCACGCTGCTGCTGGCGGGCATCGAGGGCGCGCCGGAGCCGGAGCTGGCGCGCATCAGCCGCGCGGTGGGCGATGCCTTGCGCCAGTCCGGCCGCTTCAGCTTCGTCGGCAACGGGGCGTTCGACCTTTCGGAAGCGGAGCGGGACCTGATCTTCGCCCACCGCTACCTGCTGGCCCCGGCGGCCTTCGATGCCGCCACCCTGCGCGCCAAGCTCGGCGCGCTGCTGGAAGGGCTGCGGTCCTCCGCCTCGCCGCTGCTGGCGCAGTTCGGCTTCGCGGACCCGCCGGGCGCCTTTTTCGACCTGCTGCGCGGCTGGCTGGGGCAAAGCCGCGTGCGCATGGCCGCCGGCGCCTGGTTCGCCGACGACGCGGAGCATCCCCGCGCGCTGATCGTGGCGCGCAGCAACGCCTCGGGGCTGGACACGGCGGCGCAGGCGGCGGCGGTGGAAGCCTTTCGCGCCGCCTTCGCTTCCAGCACGCCGGGCGGCGCGCGGCTGCTGCTCAGCGGCCCCGGCGTGTTCGGCGCCGAGGCGGCGGCGGCGATCCGCGCCGACGTGGAAATGATCTCGCTGCTGTCCGGCCTGCTGATCCTGGGCTTTCTGTGGCTGCGCTACCGCTCCGTGCTGATGCTGTTCGCCGTGGCTGTGCCGCTGGCGGCGGGCACGCTGGCGGGCATGGCGGCGGTGGGGCTGGTGTTCGGCGCGGTGCATGGCGCGGCGCTGGGCTTTGGCATGTGCATGCTGGGCGTGGTGGTGGATTACCCGCTGCTGCTGGTGACGCAGCGCGGCGAGGGGGAGGCGCTGGCGGCTACGGCCCGGCGCATCCGCCCGACGCTGCTGCTCGCCGCCGCCGCCGCGGCATTGGGGCTGACGGGCATGGTGGCCTCGGGCTTTCCCATCCTGCAGCAACTGGGGCTGTTCGGCGCGGCAGGGCTGCTGGTCGGCGTGGCGGTGACGCTGTGGGTGCTGCCGCGGCTGCTGCCGGGTGCCGCCATCCGGCCGCGCCCGCTGCCGGCGCCGTTTTCGCGCGGGCTGGAATGGCTGCGCGGCCGCCGCGCCATCGCCCTGGCGGTGCCGCTGGCCGGCGTGGTGCTGCTGGCGCTGGGTGGCCCGCACTGGGAAGACGACCTCGCCCGCCTGAGCCCCGTGCCCGCCGCGCAGCTGCGGCTGGACGAAGAGCTGCGCGCCCAGCTCGGCGCCCCCGACGTGCGCGGGCTGATCGCGATCACGGCGCCGGATGCCGACGCGGTCCTGCAAAAGGCGGAGGCGGTGCAGCGGGCGCTGGCGCCGCTGGTGTCGGCCGGCACGTTGGCCGGCTTCGACAGCCCGGCGCGCTTTCTGCCGCCTGCCGCCACCCAGCGCGCCCGCCAGGCGGCATTGCCGGACGACGCGACCCTGCGCGCCAATCTGACCGTCGCCGCCGAGGGGCTGCCGTTCCGCCCGGCGGCCTTTGACCGCTTTCTGCTGGCCGTGGCGGCGAGCCGTGCGTTGCCACCCCTGACGGTCGCCGACCTGCCACGACTGCCGACCCTGGCGGCGCGGCTGGGGCCGTTGCTGTCGTCCGGGCCGGACGGGTGGCGGGGGCTGGTGATCCCGCAGGGCTTGAAGGACGACGCCGCGCTGCGCCTCGCGCTGGACGGGCTGCGCGATCCCGCCATCCTGTGGGTGGACGTAAAGGCCGAGACGACCGGCGTGGTGACCGAGGCAACGCGGCAGGCGCTGCTGTGGTGTGCCGTCGGCGGGCTGGGGGTGCTGGTGCTGCTGGCCTTCGGGCTGCGGCGCGGGCCGGGGGCGGCGCTTTGGACGGCCGCGCCGATCGCGGGCGCGCTGGTGGTGGTGGTGGCGGTGCTGACGCTGCTGCAGCTGCGGCTGACGCCGTTTCATTTGGCGGCTCTGCTGCTGGCGGCCGGGGTGGGCATGGACTACGCCCTGTTTCTCGGCACCGCCGCGCGCCAGCATGCGCGCGAGGCGCAGCAAACCCTGGGCGCCGTGTTCAACTGCACCATGACCACGCTGCTGACCTTCGGGCTGCTAGCCTTCTGCGCCACGCCGGTGATGCGCGGCATCGGGCTGACGGTGGCCATCGGCGTGGTCGCCGCCTTTCTGCTCGCGCTGTCGCTGGCCCCCCGCCCCCGGGCCGGCGACACCGTTGCGGCCGCCCCGGACACCCCCACCTGA
- a CDS encoding outer membrane lipoprotein carrier protein LolA produces the protein MKALLTAMLLALATPALAQATLEGTMRALAATPSSRATFSEEKSIPELSSPLPSTGTLSWQAPDRLEKHTTWPAEETLRVEGDRLLLARPAQNIRQELSLDQSPEIRPFIEAIRATLAGDAATLRRYYDLSFSPEGEGWHMVMTPLSIRIRAVLQQVDIYGTGGQVRQVETRGNDGITRLKITPAP, from the coding sequence ATGAAAGCCCTGCTGACGGCCATGCTGCTCGCACTCGCCACGCCCGCCCTGGCGCAGGCGACGCTGGAAGGCACCATGCGCGCCCTGGCCGCGACGCCGAGCAGCCGCGCCACCTTCAGCGAGGAAAAGTCGATCCCCGAGCTGAGCAGCCCGCTGCCGTCCACCGGCACGCTGTCCTGGCAGGCGCCCGACCGGCTGGAAAAGCACACCACCTGGCCGGCGGAGGAAACCCTGCGCGTGGAAGGCGACCGGCTGCTGCTGGCTCGCCCGGCGCAGAACATCCGCCAGGAGCTGAGCCTGGACCAGTCGCCCGAGATCCGCCCCTTCATCGAGGCGATCCGCGCCACCCTGGCGGGCGATGCGGCGACCCTGCGGCGCTACTACGATCTGTCCTTCTCGCCGGAAGGCGAGGGCTGGCACATGGTGATGACGCCCCTGTCCATCCGCATCCGCGCCGTGCTGCAGCAGGTGGACATCTACGGCACCGGCGGCCAGGTGCGGCAGGTGGAAACCCGTGGCAACGACGGCATCACCCGCCTGAAGATCACCCCCGCGCCGTGA
- a CDS encoding AMP-binding protein → MPDTAPLTDRAPGEVIFRRGAEAITVGRFLADVAALAAVLPDSEYVLNLCADRYHALLGLAAALSRGQVMLLSADRSERRQREIAAGYPALYVMADHAEPGWTPPEGALIVAAAGRGDGGPVPEIPLERTAIIGFTSGSTGEPAAHPKPWGALVGATRAAAARFGLRGPAVTTVVATVPPQHMYGFELTLALPLHAATASQSGPWFYPVEVAEALRAAPAPRLLVTTPLQMRALLGSGEALPELAGVVSATAPLAPELAASCEQGWDTAVREIYGATEVGSIASRRTTAGEFWAPYDGVRLRPAGEDTLVDVPGMPAPVPLADAVEFRADGGFRLLGRRADMVKLGGKRASLGSLNRILLRVPGVEDGVFVAPDDLDSNPAARLAVYAVAPGRTGAEVLAALRGQMDPVFLPRRVVRVAALPRNAMGKLTRAALDALKHQAVVE, encoded by the coding sequence ATGCCTGACACCGCCCCGCTGACCGACCGCGCCCCCGGCGAGGTGATCTTCCGCCGCGGCGCGGAGGCCATCACGGTCGGGCGCTTTCTGGCCGACGTGGCGGCGCTGGCCGCCGTGCTGCCGGACAGCGAATACGTGCTGAACCTGTGCGCCGACCGTTACCACGCGCTGCTCGGGCTGGCGGCGGCGCTGTCGCGCGGGCAGGTGATGCTGTTGTCGGCCGACCGCAGCGAGCGGCGGCAGCGCGAGATCGCCGCCGGCTATCCCGCGCTGTACGTGATGGCCGACCACGCGGAACCGGGCTGGACCCCGCCCGAGGGTGCGCTGATCGTCGCCGCCGCCGGCCGGGGCGACGGCGGACCGGTGCCGGAGATCCCGCTGGAACGCACCGCCATCATCGGCTTCACCTCCGGCAGCACGGGCGAGCCGGCGGCGCATCCCAAGCCCTGGGGAGCGCTGGTCGGGGCGACGCGGGCGGCGGCGGCCCGCTTCGGCCTGCGGGGCCCGGCGGTGACCACGGTGGTGGCCACCGTGCCGCCGCAGCACATGTATGGCTTCGAGCTGACGCTGGCGCTGCCGCTGCACGCGGCCACCGCCAGCCAGTCCGGCCCCTGGTTCTACCCGGTGGAGGTGGCGGAAGCGCTGCGCGCCGCCCCCGCGCCGCGCCTGCTGGTGACCACGCCGCTGCAGATGCGCGCGCTCCTTGGCTCGGGAGAGGCGCTGCCGGAGCTGGCGGGCGTGGTGTCGGCCACCGCGCCGCTGGCGCCGGAGCTGGCCGCCAGCTGCGAGCAGGGCTGGGACACGGCGGTGCGCGAAATCTACGGCGCGACGGAAGTCGGCTCCATCGCCAGCCGGCGGACCACGGCGGGCGAGTTCTGGGCGCCCTACGACGGCGTCCGGCTGCGCCCGGCGGGCGAGGACACGTTGGTGGACGTGCCCGGCATGCCGGCCCCAGTGCCGCTGGCGGATGCCGTGGAGTTCCGCGCCGACGGTGGCTTCCGCCTGCTGGGGCGGCGGGCGGATATGGTGAAGCTTGGCGGCAAGCGCGCCTCGCTGGGCAGCCTGAACCGCATCCTGCTGCGGGTGCCGGGCGTCGAGGACGGGGTGTTCGTGGCACCCGACGACCTGGACAGCAACCCGGCCGCGCGGCTGGCGGTCTATGCCGTGGCGCCGGGCCGCACGGGGGCGGAGGTGCTGGCGGCGCTGCGCGGGCAGATGGACCCGGTGTTCCTGCCGCGCCGCGTGGTGCGGGTGGCGGCGCTGCCGCGCAACGCCATGGGCAAGTTGACCCGCGCCGCGCTGGACGCGCTGAAGCACCAGGCGGTGGTGGAATGA
- a CDS encoding phosphopantetheine-binding protein: MSTALGIEPEVAALIVEALHLEVLAGEIDPEAPLFGEGLGLDSIDALEIALAVSRRYGFQLRSDDEHNGQIFASLRSLAAHIEKNRVK, translated from the coding sequence TTGAGCACTGCACTGGGCATCGAGCCCGAAGTCGCCGCCCTGATCGTGGAGGCGCTTCACCTGGAGGTTTTGGCCGGAGAGATCGACCCGGAGGCACCGCTGTTCGGCGAAGGGCTGGGCCTGGATTCCATCGACGCGCTGGAGATCGCCCTGGCGGTGTCGCGCCGCTACGGCTTTCAGCTCCGCTCGGATGACGAGCACAACGGGCAGATCTTCGCTTCTCTGCGCAGCCTGGCCGCGCATATCGAGAAGAACCGCGTCAAGTGA
- a CDS encoding cation:proton antiporter translates to MTPKTALLLVTLLLVVGPWLLWRVPAIRRVAPLAVVQIVAGLLLGPTLFGRLAPEASAAVFSPWVLSALNGLSGIGVALYVFCSGLHLDTAGLRDSARRLGPMAAGSMGLPLLLGLGAGFWIAAAWPEAMGARGDRVGFAISVAICVAVTALPVLAAILRELNMIQGRLGQTALALAALNDMALWLAIAALLALARGSAAHSLLVAALSLAWIAAMALVARPLLARLAARSVGPDTVLVAALGTAFASAALAEAIDLGLIIGAFGAGVAMPAAWRVALLARIEPLTAAVLLPFFFVSTGLRATIDPGSGAFLGMLALVTLATVLGKVAGTALPARAAGEPWPEALALGALMQTKGLMEVVVLAVLLDAGLIGAPVFSALVAMAVVCTLATAPLLRLALRPWRSLPHAGLVARGGSVYADGDGQAGTAGGERR, encoded by the coding sequence ATGACGCCAAAGACCGCGCTGCTGCTGGTCACCTTGCTGCTGGTGGTCGGGCCCTGGCTCCTGTGGCGCGTGCCGGCCATCCGCCGCGTGGCGCCGCTCGCGGTGGTGCAGATCGTGGCGGGCCTGCTGCTGGGTCCCACGCTGTTCGGGCGGCTGGCGCCGGAAGCCTCGGCCGCTGTGTTCTCACCCTGGGTGCTCAGCGCGCTGAACGGCCTGTCGGGCATCGGCGTGGCGCTCTACGTGTTCTGTTCCGGCCTGCACCTCGACACCGCGGGGCTGCGCGACAGCGCCCGGCGGCTCGGCCCCATGGCGGCGGGCAGCATGGGCCTGCCGCTGCTGCTCGGCCTCGGTGCCGGCTTCTGGATCGCCGCTGCCTGGCCGGAAGCGATGGGGGCACGCGGCGACCGGGTGGGCTTCGCCATCTCGGTGGCCATCTGCGTGGCCGTCACGGCACTGCCGGTGCTGGCGGCCATCCTGCGCGAGCTGAACATGATCCAGGGCCGCCTGGGGCAGACGGCCCTGGCGCTGGCCGCGTTGAACGACATGGCGCTGTGGCTCGCCATCGCCGCGCTGCTGGCGCTGGCGCGCGGCAGTGCGGCGCATTCGCTGCTGGTGGCCGCGCTATCACTGGCCTGGATCGCCGCCATGGCGCTGGTGGCGCGGCCGCTGCTGGCGCGGCTGGCCGCCCGTTCCGTGGGGCCCGACACCGTGCTGGTGGCGGCGCTGGGCACCGCCTTCGCCTCGGCCGCCTTGGCCGAGGCGATCGACCTCGGGCTGATCATCGGTGCCTTCGGGGCGGGCGTGGCCATGCCGGCGGCCTGGCGCGTGGCACTGCTGGCGCGGATCGAGCCGCTGACGGCCGCCGTGCTGCTGCCGTTCTTCTTTGTGTCCACCGGGCTGCGCGCGACCATCGATCCCGGCTCGGGCGCCTTTCTCGGCATGCTGGCGCTGGTGACGCTGGCCACCGTGCTGGGCAAGGTGGCCGGCACGGCGCTGCCCGCCCGCGCCGCCGGCGAGCCCTGGCCCGAGGCCCTGGCGCTCGGCGCGCTGATGCAGACCAAGGGGCTGATGGAGGTGGTGGTGCTGGCGGTGTTGCTGGACGCGGGGCTGATCGGCGCGCCGGTGTTCTCGGCGCTGGTCGCCATGGCGGTGGTCTGCACCCTGGCCACCGCGCCCCTGCTGCGGCTCGCGCTGCGGCCCTGGCGCAGCTTGCCGCATGCGGGATTGGTGGCACGCGGCGGGAGCGTCTATGCTGACGGTGACGGTCAGGCTGGGACGGCCGGGGGAGAAAGACGTTGA
- a CDS encoding MipA/OmpV family protein, producing the protein MRVRIIMLLAALAPAPALAQQPEARQPKLEAGIGGGGGWLPDYPAAGQNHVQGIAVPFLIYRGEILRSDDRGVRSRFYDGEALGLDLSFSGAFPSRSEDNDARRGMPDLDWQGGVGPSLRLTLWRDDTAPQRLNLELPVRAVFSSDLTSVHFRGFTASPELALERLGVGRPGARLRVGLGPVFATGRLMDYFYEVEPRYVRPGRPAYDAEGGYLGTRLQFSYRLPLTERVALVAGGRLESFHGATNDSSPLFRRNWNTSVALGFSWSLYRSEATVASTSSPFD; encoded by the coding sequence ATGAGGGTCCGGATCATCATGCTGCTGGCCGCGCTCGCCCCGGCCCCGGCGCTGGCGCAGCAGCCGGAGGCGCGCCAGCCGAAGCTGGAAGCCGGCATTGGCGGCGGCGGCGGCTGGCTGCCGGATTACCCCGCCGCCGGGCAGAACCATGTCCAGGGCATCGCGGTGCCGTTCCTGATCTATCGGGGCGAGATCCTGCGCAGCGACGACCGGGGCGTGCGCAGCCGCTTCTACGACGGCGAGGCGCTGGGGCTGGACCTCAGCTTTTCCGGTGCCTTTCCGTCACGCTCGGAAGACAACGACGCGCGGCGCGGCATGCCGGACCTGGACTGGCAGGGCGGGGTCGGGCCCTCGCTGCGACTGACGCTGTGGCGGGACGACACGGCCCCGCAACGGCTGAACCTGGAACTGCCGGTGCGGGCGGTCTTCTCGTCCGACCTGACGTCGGTGCATTTCCGTGGCTTCACCGCCTCGCCGGAGCTTGCCCTGGAGCGCCTGGGGGTGGGGCGGCCCGGGGCGCGGCTGCGCGTCGGGCTGGGCCCGGTCTTCGCCACGGGGCGGCTGATGGATTACTTCTACGAGGTGGAGCCCCGCTACGTCCGCCCCGGGCGCCCCGCCTATGACGCCGAGGGCGGCTACCTCGGCACGCGGCTGCAGTTCTCCTACCGCCTGCCCTTGACGGAGCGGGTGGCACTGGTCGCCGGCGGGCGGCTGGAAAGCTTCCACGGCGCCACCAACGACAGCAGCCCGCTGTTCAGGCGCAACTGGAACACCAGCGTGGCGCTGGGCTTTTCCTGGTCGCTGTATCGGTCCGAGGCCACGGTCGCCTCCACCTCCAGCCCGTTTGATTGA
- a CDS encoding methyltransferase domain-containing protein, which produces MQPPRSDLSGLIRAVTARYTGASRHTRWYVASKLRRDPANAAILALAARPGGFGMVADLGCGRGQLGLALLLAGGARSVLALDRDGPKLREAEAAAAGLPARFAVADLAQGRLPSCDTALLVDVLYQLPEAEQRDLLRRAGDAARRRLVIRAFDPDAGWRSTVGHVMEWLNRALRGDARRAAIRPMPLPALRALLEGQGFLVTATPCWGGTPLPNVLVLAERRAA; this is translated from the coding sequence ATGCAGCCGCCGCGCAGCGATCTTTCGGGCCTGATTCGCGCCGTGACGGCGCGCTACACCGGCGCATCGCGCCACACCCGCTGGTATGTCGCCTCCAAGCTGAGGCGCGACCCGGCCAACGCCGCCATCCTGGCGCTGGCGGCGCGGCCGGGCGGCTTTGGCATGGTGGCGGATCTGGGCTGCGGGCGCGGGCAGCTCGGCTTGGCGCTGCTGCTGGCCGGCGGCGCGCGCTCCGTGCTGGCGCTGGACCGCGATGGCCCCAAGCTGCGCGAAGCCGAGGCCGCCGCCGCCGGCCTGCCCGCACGCTTCGCGGTGGCCGATCTGGCGCAGGGGCGGCTGCCGTCATGCGACACCGCCTTGCTGGTGGACGTGCTGTACCAGCTGCCGGAAGCCGAGCAGCGCGACCTGCTGCGCCGGGCCGGCGACGCCGCCCGCCGGCGGCTGGTGATCCGCGCCTTCGACCCCGACGCCGGCTGGCGCAGCACCGTCGGCCACGTCATGGAATGGCTGAACCGCGCCCTGCGCGGCGACGCGCGGCGGGCGGCAATCCGCCCCATGCCCTTGCCGGCGCTGCGCGCGCTGCTGGAAGGGCAGGGGTTCCTGGTTACCGCCACGCCGTGCTGGGGCGGCACGCCGCTGCCCAACGTCCTTGTTCTAGCTGAAAGGCGCGCCGCATGA
- a CDS encoding polysaccharide deacetylase family protein codes for MPDARRWSPAPAIRFSAGLHAGAGVAALLAPATWPWMLGLLALNHAVLSAAGMLPRSALLGPNLRRLPPAQAARGEVALTFDDGPDPAMTPWVLARLAEAGARASFFLIGHRAARHPALVRAILDGGHTVENHTQDHPLHFAALGMAGQRRQVLLAQRSLEQAGAAPRWFRPPVGLRSPLLDPVLAGLGLHHASWTRRGADGALADPARILHRLRGTAAGDVLLLHDGTWRPAPDGTAPLRAVLPALLCQLRAAGLRAVPLPPPERLAGARPKA; via the coding sequence GTGCCCGACGCGCGGCGCTGGTCGCCCGCCCCGGCGATCCGCTTTTCCGCCGGCCTGCACGCGGGCGCCGGCGTGGCGGCGCTGCTGGCGCCCGCCACCTGGCCCTGGATGCTCGGGCTGCTGGCGCTGAACCACGCGGTGCTGAGCGCGGCCGGCATGCTGCCGCGCTCCGCCCTGCTCGGCCCCAACCTGCGGCGCCTGCCGCCCGCCCAGGCGGCGCGGGGCGAGGTGGCGCTGACCTTTGACGATGGCCCCGACCCGGCGATGACCCCCTGGGTGCTGGCGCGGCTGGCCGAGGCGGGGGCGCGGGCCTCGTTCTTTCTGATCGGCCACCGCGCGGCGCGGCACCCGGCGCTGGTACGTGCCATCCTGGACGGCGGCCACACGGTGGAAAACCACACGCAGGACCACCCCCTGCATTTCGCCGCGCTGGGCATGGCCGGGCAGCGGCGGCAGGTGCTGCTGGCCCAGCGCAGCCTGGAACAGGCCGGGGCCGCCCCGCGCTGGTTCCGCCCGCCGGTGGGGCTGCGCAGCCCGCTGCTGGACCCGGTGCTGGCCGGGCTGGGGCTGCACCATGCTTCCTGGACGCGGCGTGGCGCCGATGGCGCGCTGGCCGACCCGGCGCGCATCCTGCACCGGCTGCGCGGCACCGCGGCGGGCGACGTGCTGCTGCTGCACGACGGCACCTGGCGCCCGGCGCCGGATGGCACGGCGCCGCTGCGGGCGGTGCTGCCGGCGCTGCTGTGCCAGCTGCGCGCGGCGGGGCTGCGCGCCGTGCCGCTGCCGCCGCCGGAGCGGCTTGCCGGGGCGCGTCCGAAAGCTTAA
- a CDS encoding class I SAM-dependent methyltransferase, with amino-acid sequence MTARLPQDAPAAPHPDLSGYYAGSAERAGFVRRLFDDTAPQYDRINSVFSLGTGAWYRRQALARAGLRPGMTVLDVACGTGLVTREALRIVGPGGTVMGLDPSAGMLAEARATGAPLLQGRAEAIPLPNGSVDMLTMGYALRHVADLSVAFAEYRRVLRPGGRVLLLEIGRPDSARALRFARFYLGRVVPALCRLTAPRAGTLMQYYWDTIEACVPADTILRHLGQAGFRDVGCETSVGIFRAYAATR; translated from the coding sequence GTGACCGCACGCCTGCCGCAGGACGCCCCCGCCGCACCGCACCCCGACCTGTCCGGCTATTATGCCGGCAGCGCGGAGCGCGCGGGCTTCGTGCGGCGGCTGTTCGACGACACCGCGCCGCAATACGACCGCATCAACAGCGTCTTCTCGCTGGGCACCGGCGCCTGGTACCGCCGCCAGGCCCTGGCCCGCGCCGGGCTGCGGCCCGGCATGACCGTGCTGGACGTGGCCTGCGGCACCGGGCTGGTGACGCGCGAAGCGCTGCGCATCGTGGGCCCCGGCGGCACCGTGATGGGGCTGGACCCCAGCGCCGGCATGCTGGCCGAAGCGCGCGCGACCGGCGCGCCGCTGTTGCAGGGCCGGGCGGAGGCCATTCCCTTGCCAAACGGCAGCGTGGACATGCTGACCATGGGCTACGCGCTGCGCCACGTGGCCGACCTGTCGGTGGCCTTCGCGGAATACCGCCGCGTGCTGCGGCCGGGCGGGCGGGTGCTGCTGCTGGAGATCGGCCGGCCGGACAGCGCGCGGGCGCTGCGCTTCGCCCGATTCTACCTCGGCCGCGTGGTGCCGGCGCTGTGCCGGCTGACGGCGCCGCGTGCCGGCACGCTGATGCAGTACTACTGGGACACCATCGAGGCCTGCGTGCCGGCGGACACCATTCTGCGCCACCTGGGGCAGGCCGGCTTCCGCGACGTGGGCTGCGAAACCTCGGTCGGCATCTTCCGCGCCTACGCCGCGACGCGCTGA
- a CDS encoding lysophospholipid acyltransferase family protein codes for MPRPRDQTWPGTPWPRGLRARLRHAGRGALFYVLLLGFALLCLGWSLPAALLARLLPAAAGAPLGQRAIGRGFRLYLSTLRATGMLRCDLSALQGLRDEPGLVIAPNHPSLLDAVLLTSCLPRAVCIAKSAIWDNPLLGGGMRLAAYVRNDAPLPMIRDAAAALRAGRQVVIFPEGTRTPRGSTLGPVSRSFALMARQAGAPVQTVIIETDSPYLRKGWSPFRRPPLPLRFTVRLGQRFSPGAGGDARQLSEAVEQHLRQSLGGPS; via the coding sequence ATGCCCCGGCCCCGCGACCAGACCTGGCCCGGCACGCCCTGGCCCCGGGGGCTCCGGGCGCGGCTGCGCCATGCCGGGCGGGGCGCGCTGTTCTACGTGCTCTTGCTGGGCTTCGCGCTGCTGTGCCTGGGCTGGAGCCTGCCGGCCGCGCTGCTGGCCCGGCTGCTGCCGGCGGCGGCCGGCGCCCCGCTGGGGCAGCGCGCCATCGGCCGGGGGTTCCGCCTTTACCTGTCCACCCTGCGCGCGACAGGCATGCTCCGCTGCGACCTGTCGGCGCTGCAAGGGCTGCGCGACGAGCCGGGACTGGTGATCGCGCCCAACCACCCCTCGCTGCTGGACGCGGTGCTGCTGACCTCCTGCCTGCCGCGGGCGGTGTGCATCGCTAAGTCCGCTATCTGGGACAATCCGCTGCTGGGCGGCGGCATGCGGCTGGCCGCCTATGTGCGCAACGACGCGCCACTGCCGATGATCCGCGACGCCGCGGCCGCCTTGCGCGCCGGCCGGCAGGTGGTGATCTTTCCGGAAGGCACCCGCACGCCGCGCGGCAGCACGCTCGGCCCGGTCAGCCGCTCCTTCGCGCTGATGGCGCGGCAGGCCGGGGCGCCGGTGCAGACCGTGATCATCGAGACCGATTCGCCCTACCTCCGCAAGGGCTGGTCGCCGTTCCGCCGGCCGCCGCTGCCGCTGCGCTTCACGGTGCGGCTGGGGCAGCGGTTTTCCCCCGGCGCAGGCGGCGACGCGCGGCAGCTGAGCGAGGCCGTGGAGCAGCACCTGCGGCAGAGCCTCGGCGGACCCAGCTAG
- a CDS encoding glycosyltransferase family 2 protein gives MTDRSATHLVLIPSFNSGPLVLSTVRGARAAWSPVWVVVDGSTDGTGAALQAMAAGDPGLRVMLLPRNQGKGAAVLHGLEAAAAAGFTHALTMDADGQHPADRIAEFMALSAAEPAAMVLGEPIFGPEAPLARVRGRRLSNACANLETLWAGIGDSLFGFRVYPVAPLLAVMRAHRWMRRYDFDAEAAVRLAWRGVPARNVRVPVRYLKAEDGGVSHFHYVRDNILLSWMHLRLGAGFLARLPRLVRARAGAER, from the coding sequence ATGACCGACCGCTCCGCCACGCATCTCGTGCTGATCCCGTCCTTCAACAGCGGCCCGCTGGTGCTGAGCACGGTGCGCGGCGCGCGCGCGGCCTGGAGCCCGGTATGGGTGGTGGTGGATGGCAGCACGGACGGCACCGGCGCCGCGCTGCAGGCCATGGCGGCCGGGGACCCGGGGCTGCGGGTGATGTTGTTACCCCGCAACCAGGGCAAGGGCGCCGCCGTGCTGCACGGGCTGGAGGCCGCCGCCGCCGCCGGCTTCACCCACGCGCTGACCATGGATGCCGACGGCCAGCACCCGGCCGACCGCATCGCCGAGTTCATGGCGCTGTCCGCCGCGGAGCCGGCCGCCATGGTGCTGGGCGAGCCGATCTTCGGGCCCGAGGCCCCGCTGGCCCGGGTGCGCGGGCGCCGGCTGTCCAATGCCTGCGCCAACCTGGAAACCCTGTGGGCGGGCATCGGCGATTCTCTGTTCGGCTTCCGCGTTTATCCCGTGGCGCCGCTGCTGGCGGTGATGCGCGCCCACCGGTGGATGCGCCGCTACGACTTCGATGCCGAGGCGGCGGTGCGGCTCGCCTGGCGGGGCGTGCCGGCGCGCAACGTGCGCGTGCCGGTGCGCTACCTGAAGGCCGAGGACGGCGGCGTGTCGCATTTCCACTACGTGCGCGACAACATCCTCCTGAGCTGGATGCACCTGCGCCTTGGCGCCGGTTTCCTAGCCCGCCTGCCCCGCCTCGTGCGGGCCCGCGCGGGGGCGGAGCGCTGA